In the Leptotrichia sp. oral taxon 847 genome, one interval contains:
- a CDS encoding transposase codes for MKKFLEKIGKDELLEYWRLSKGRFDAGNFVGINGEFAIFTSISPYGKNGGFRFIKIDDLKKFGKNTEYLELMKEKIEERKSSDRKIIELEKNKFFKELFKYFKKNKIKLRLFYEDDYQREGYLVKESKEILHFQWCDEGDRESEEFIRKSEMKSIEIGKNVVKDIIVKDDKIQKNKIVIARNDIQGSVIFQDENYTLIYENDLFWADCKFIIIKTSDIWEITEKVYRIETENVSLEEILPDISNMEIKEILKKCFENKILVHFEYEKSYFEKFGIIEKFENDRLILREIDKGSGIFVSKSEILIEDISFLFVRNCRVLRIVG; via the coding sequence ATGAAAAAATTTTTAGAAAAAATTGGGAAAGATGAGTTGTTGGAATATTGGCGTTTGTCTAAAGGGAGATTTGATGCTGGGAATTTTGTAGGAATTAATGGTGAATTTGCTATTTTTACATCAATCAGTCCGTATGGGAAAAATGGTGGATTTAGATTTATAAAGATAGATGATTTGAAAAAATTTGGGAAAAATACAGAATATTTGGAATTAATGAAGGAAAAAATAGAAGAAAGAAAATCTAGTGACAGAAAAATTATTGAACTTGAAAAAAATAAATTTTTTAAGGAATTGTTTAAATATTTCAAAAAGAATAAAATTAAATTAAGATTATTTTATGAAGATGACTATCAGAGAGAAGGATATTTAGTAAAAGAATCAAAAGAAATTTTACACTTTCAATGGTGTGATGAAGGTGATAGGGAATCAGAAGAATTTATAAGAAAAAGTGAAATGAAAAGTATAGAGATAGGGAAAAATGTTGTTAAAGATATTATCGTTAAAGATGATAAAATTCAGAAAAATAAAATTGTAATAGCGAGAAATGATATTCAAGGAAGTGTTATTTTTCAAGATGAAAATTACACGTTAATTTATGAAAATGATTTGTTCTGGGCAGATTGCAAGTTTATAATAATAAAAACATCAGACATTTGGGAAATTACAGAAAAAGTTTATCGTATAGAAACAGAGAATGTATCTTTAGAAGAAATTTTGCCTGATATTTCAAATATGGAAATAAAGGAAATCTTGAAAAAATGTTTTGAAAATAAAATATTAGTACATTTTGAGTATGAAAAATCATATTTTGAGAAATTTGGGATAATTGAAAAATTTGAGAATGATAGATTGATTTTGCGGGAAATAGATAAGGGAAGTGGAATTTTTGTTTCTAAATCAGAAATATTGATTGAAGATATTTCGTTTTTATTTGTGAGAAATTGTAGAGTTTTGAGAATCGTGGGTTAA
- a CDS encoding ABC-F family ATP-binding cassette domain-containing protein, translating into MSLVQFNKVYKQFAGEYILKDINFTIEERDKIGLVGVNGAGKSTIIRMLLDRERIDGAEDNLNEIGNIVKSTSMKIGYLSQNHEFSDEKNTIYEEMMSVFAEEREIWHELQKVNLLLGTAEDDELEKLINKSAELSSFYEAKGGYDIEYKIKQILTGLELTEEYYNLVIKDLSGGEQTRVSLAKLLLSEPDLLILDEPTNHLDLVSIEWLENYLKQYAKAFLLVSHDRIFLDNVCNKIFEIENKKLHKYDGNFSAFIIQKEMILKGEMKRYEKEQEKIKKMEEYIDRFRAGIKARQAKGRQKILDRIERMDDPVFNPQRMKLKFETDTITGDNVLKVNGISKSFDNKKVLNNVSFQLFRGERVGIIGKNGIGKSTLLKILVNKLKQDSGTVEFGSRVKVGYYDQNHMDLTPANNILQEINNSLNLTEEYLRTLAGAFLFSGDDVLKKVEKLSGGEKVRVSFLKLYMQRANFLILDEPTNHLDIYSIEVLEDALEDFDGTMLVVSHNRHFLDTICNTIYYLDENGLTKFKGNYEDYKESLKTAKSASQGTDLETKEEKKLSYQEQKEQSRKIAKLKRDIEKLEKEMEKITEMRENLNTEYEKAGKENNMEKLMEMQEKLDRLEEEEMEKMEEWDLKSEELEKMEL; encoded by the coding sequence ATGAGTTTAGTGCAATTTAATAAGGTGTATAAGCAGTTTGCTGGGGAATATATATTGAAGGATATTAATTTTACGATTGAGGAGAGAGATAAGATTGGGCTTGTTGGGGTGAATGGAGCTGGGAAGTCGACGATTATTCGGATGTTGCTTGATAGAGAGCGGATTGATGGGGCGGAAGATAATTTGAATGAAATTGGGAATATTGTGAAAAGTACTTCGATGAAAATTGGATATTTGTCGCAAAATCATGAGTTTTCAGATGAAAAAAATACGATTTATGAAGAAATGATGTCAGTTTTTGCAGAAGAGAGGGAAATTTGGCATGAACTTCAGAAGGTTAATTTGCTTTTGGGAACGGCTGAAGATGATGAGCTGGAAAAATTGATTAATAAGTCTGCGGAGTTATCGTCGTTTTATGAGGCGAAGGGCGGATATGATATTGAGTATAAGATAAAGCAGATTTTGACTGGGTTGGAGCTAACTGAGGAATATTACAATTTGGTAATTAAAGATTTGAGTGGTGGAGAGCAAACTAGGGTTTCACTTGCAAAATTGCTGCTATCTGAGCCAGATTTGCTAATTTTAGATGAGCCGACAAACCATTTGGACTTGGTTTCAATTGAGTGGCTAGAAAACTATTTGAAACAGTATGCGAAGGCGTTTTTGCTTGTTTCACATGATAGGATTTTTTTGGATAATGTTTGTAACAAAATTTTTGAAATTGAGAATAAGAAATTGCATAAGTATGATGGGAATTTTTCTGCGTTTATCATTCAAAAAGAGATGATTTTAAAAGGGGAAATGAAGCGTTACGAAAAAGAGCAGGAAAAAATTAAGAAAATGGAGGAATATATCGACAGATTCCGTGCTGGAATAAAGGCTAGACAAGCAAAAGGACGACAAAAAATTCTGGACAGAATCGAGCGAATGGATGACCCTGTTTTTAATCCGCAAAGAATGAAATTAAAATTTGAAACAGACACGATTACTGGGGACAATGTTTTAAAAGTGAATGGAATTTCAAAAAGTTTCGACAACAAAAAAGTGTTGAATAATGTGAGTTTTCAGCTATTTCGTGGCGAAAGAGTTGGAATTATTGGAAAAAACGGAATTGGGAAGTCGACTTTGCTAAAAATTTTGGTAAATAAATTGAAGCAGGATTCAGGAACAGTTGAGTTTGGTTCTCGTGTAAAAGTCGGTTATTACGACCAAAATCACATGGATTTGACTCCAGCAAACAATATTTTACAGGAAATTAATAATTCTCTGAATTTGACGGAAGAATATTTGCGAACACTTGCGGGAGCTTTCTTGTTTTCAGGCGACGATGTTTTGAAAAAAGTAGAAAAATTGAGCGGTGGAGAAAAAGTTAGAGTTTCATTCTTAAAATTGTATATGCAAAGAGCGAATTTCCTAATTTTAGACGAGCCGACAAACCATCTGGATATTTACTCAATTGAAGTTTTAGAAGACGCATTGGAAGATTTTGACGGAACAATGCTTGTTGTTTCCCACAATAGACACTTTTTAGACACAATCTGCAACACAATTTACTATCTTGATGAAAATGGTCTTACGAAATTTAAGGGAAATTACGAAGACTACAAAGAAAGCCTAAAAACAGCAAAATCAGCTTCTCAAGGAACAGACCTCGAAACGAAGGAAGAGAAAAAACTCTCATATCAGGAGCAAAAGGAACAGTCAAGAAAAATCGCAAAATTGAAACGTGATATTGAAAAACTGGAAAAGGAAATGGAAAAAATCACAGAAATGAGAGAAAATTTAAATACTGAATACGAAAAGGCTGGAAAAGAAAACAATATGGAAAAACTGATGGAAATGCAGGAAAAACTGGATAGGCTGGAAGAAGAAGAGATGGAGAAGATGGAAGAGTGGGATTTGAAGAGTGAGGAGTTGGAAAAAATGGAGTTATAG
- a CDS encoding tetratricopeptide repeat protein, with the protein MEIVTAIIIGIVIIFIVINFRNRKKMYEFDDFSRKKENRENEEESDNVDRFGHRVVSIDDIVEVDYSQNYEGNEEERNEEYQKSIFFTHQSIILGNFERAKKELERAAGLKMRGNYELGKFYYYCKKDIQNAINMFNFAYNDGVKEAAYYLGMIEEGAENDELAQDWYNEGAKNGEINSIIRLGKIAEEKKDYEEAESIYLKIADTKNAELIYNLVRIYFKQNKREKILEWQEKLLNEKQIMGLNSEIIKNIEFMLGNEKDRKYVELINRGNELLEKRDKGNAQKLFLEATQYNERGYLSLAKSYYVAGNGEKAKDTYEKAYSLGVKEAAYELGKYFDTVEENEKEAEKWYKIGQELGDAKSIYELGILYECSKEFGKSEEEAYKLYEKAANMKYAPAISDMIYYNDRQEDRNKSKDWAFKVLNETGLIELGREAIRNAQDFLQEMGEYTGDKISEKNYEIEYDDDLIYFIEKNSKGRNIKEETYERKKSNFWIIFGIVIFIVRLIIKCSEY; encoded by the coding sequence ATGGAAATAGTAACAGCAATAATAATTGGAATAGTTATAATTTTTATAGTGATAAATTTTAGAAATCGTAAAAAAATGTATGAATTTGATGATTTTTCGAGAAAAAAAGAAAACAGGGAAAATGAAGAGGAATCAGATAATGTGGATAGATTTGGGCATAGGGTTGTTTCGATAGATGATATTGTTGAAGTGGATTATTCACAAAATTATGAAGGAAATGAAGAAGAAAGAAATGAAGAGTATCAGAAAAGTATTTTTTTTACACATCAGAGTATAATCCTGGGAAATTTTGAGAGGGCGAAGAAAGAGCTGGAAAGAGCAGCAGGATTGAAGATGAGAGGGAATTATGAGCTGGGTAAATTTTATTATTATTGTAAAAAGGATATACAAAATGCGATTAATATGTTCAATTTTGCGTACAATGATGGAGTAAAAGAAGCGGCTTATTATCTTGGAATGATTGAAGAGGGAGCGGAAAATGATGAGCTTGCACAGGACTGGTATAACGAGGGTGCAAAAAATGGCGAAATTAATTCAATAATTAGGCTAGGAAAAATTGCTGAAGAAAAGAAGGATTATGAAGAAGCAGAAAGTATTTATTTAAAAATTGCTGATACAAAAAATGCTGAATTAATATACAATCTTGTAAGAATTTACTTTAAGCAGAATAAAAGAGAAAAAATATTAGAATGGCAGGAAAAATTGTTAAATGAAAAGCAAATTATGGGATTGAATTCTGAAATAATCAAGAATATTGAATTTATGCTTGGAAATGAAAAAGACAGAAAATACGTGGAACTGATTAATCGGGGAAATGAACTTTTGGAAAAGAGAGATAAGGGAAATGCTCAAAAACTGTTTCTTGAAGCAACACAGTATAATGAAAGAGGATATTTGTCGCTTGCAAAATCATATTATGTTGCAGGCAATGGAGAAAAAGCCAAAGATACGTATGAAAAGGCTTATTCTTTAGGAGTGAAAGAGGCGGCTTATGAACTGGGGAAATATTTTGATACGGTTGAAGAAAATGAGAAAGAAGCTGAAAAATGGTATAAAATTGGGCAGGAGCTGGGAGATGCAAAATCTATTTATGAACTTGGGATACTTTATGAATGCAGTAAGGAATTTGGAAAAAGTGAAGAGGAAGCATACAAGCTATATGAAAAAGCCGCTAATATGAAATATGCTCCTGCAATTAGTGATATGATATATTACAATGATAGACAGGAAGACAGGAATAAGTCAAAGGATTGGGCATTTAAAGTATTAAATGAAACAGGATTGATTGAACTTGGGAGAGAAGCAATAAGAAATGCACAGGATTTTCTGCAAGAAATGGGAGAATATACGGGTGATAAAATTTCAGAAAAAAATTATGAAATTGAATACGATGACGATTTAATATATTTTATAGAAAAAAATTCTAAAGGCAGAAATATAAAAGAAGAAACTTATGAAAGAAAAAAATCAAATTTCTGGATAATATTTGGAATTGTAATTTTTATAGTGCGACTGATTATAAAATGTTCAGAGTATTAA
- a CDS encoding tetratricopeptide repeat protein yields MYKEYKEKGYKELENLVLKNDYYAINELGERKFQEGNYKEALEYFEKASKLGSDMAINNIGFYFLEIENNFEEAEKYFNKAVEKGNIVAINNLGVLNIDKNNYEDAEKYFLLAIDKKCSFAYNNLGGLYENVYQKYEEAEKLYQKCFEETEDTVCLINLAYLYLNYYENKNEAIKYLKLAISKGNKEAEHVLFHVLNDEVCSCNND; encoded by the coding sequence TTGTATAAAGAATATAAAGAAAAAGGATATAAAGAATTAGAAAATTTAGTACTAAAAAATGATTACTATGCAATAAATGAACTTGGAGAAAGGAAATTTCAAGAAGGAAATTATAAAGAAGCATTAGAATATTTTGAAAAAGCATCTAAATTAGGAAGTGATATGGCTATAAATAATATAGGATTTTATTTTTTAGAAATTGAAAATAATTTTGAAGAAGCAGAAAAATATTTTAATAAAGCAGTGGAAAAAGGAAATATAGTTGCAATAAATAATCTTGGAGTACTTAATATCGACAAGAATAATTACGAAGATGCGGAGAAGTATTTTTTATTAGCAATAGATAAAAAATGTAGTTTTGCATATAACAATTTAGGTGGATTATATGAAAATGTTTATCAAAAATATGAAGAAGCGGAAAAATTATATCAGAAATGTTTTGAAGAAACAGAAGATACAGTTTGTTTAATAAATTTGGCATATCTTTATCTAAATTATTATGAAAATAAAAATGAAGCAATAAAATATTTAAAATTAGCAATAAGTAAAGGAAATAAAGAAGCAGAGCATGTACTTTTTCATGTATTAAATGATGAGGTTTGCAGTTGCAATAATGACTAA
- a CDS encoding antifreeze protein yields MKKLVFAIIILMFASSCGLIQRVNMRRAIKNSGGSCEYVQGVGEICSVPVTQ; encoded by the coding sequence ATGAAAAAATTGGTATTTGCAATAATAATTTTAATGTTTGCAAGTAGTTGCGGATTAATTCAAAGAGTAAACATGCGAAGAGCTATAAAAAATAGTGGCGGTTCTTGTGAATATGTACAAGGTGTCGGTGAAATTTGCTCAGTTCCTGTAACACAATAA
- a CDS encoding DUF2207 family protein: MKEITIIYIIAITILLIYCFWTVKFWGKNFFKKDVIPKLKVPKSISAMGVGILNNSRTEKNFHIGIFSLVEKNFIIAKKEKLFENMDFQSDILYKKNLEKSKSNYYRQDELFAEERWVLDSLSDSENGILSDYQSFGNREKLPKMDEKNIDRRKEIFREVLQVLITFLVAFLINVILKGSSSSSSSGNYSRSSSNQKPLDSFFQKMFEIYKRTKKKFLGSFWSPEKLEEFIIYKKNSGFYIFYFGVILASIIMTSKDVKFGSGEGNFGLLVLIVIIVFFLEIFWLRILFLLILSKYTSKILKILIALVFLFSLYSFMLPNISFIFGLRFYILIPLTFVILFFIYKKLIVRYTENGLLAMNEIESFKKYILNFEKLEVPTFSSEDELIENFQQMYIYAFALGIEKRFLNFLDITLEKNNFAGRKEFIYEKLWISTVFCDKKLLGELKLNVMGR; the protein is encoded by the coding sequence ATGAAAGAAATAACGATTATTTATATAATTGCAATAACAATCTTACTAATTTACTGCTTTTGGACAGTAAAATTTTGGGGTAAAAATTTTTTCAAAAAAGATGTCATTCCAAAATTGAAAGTTCCGAAAAGCATTTCTGCAATGGGAGTGGGGATTTTGAATAATTCGAGGACGGAGAAAAATTTTCATATTGGAATATTTTCTTTGGTTGAGAAAAATTTTATAATTGCGAAAAAAGAAAAGCTTTTTGAAAATATGGATTTTCAATCGGATATTTTGTATAAGAAAAATTTGGAAAAATCTAAAAGTAATTATTACAGACAAGATGAGCTTTTTGCGGAAGAGCGATGGGTTTTAGATAGCTTGTCGGATTCTGAAAATGGGATTTTAAGTGATTATCAAAGTTTTGGGAATAGAGAGAAATTGCCAAAAATGGATGAAAAAAATATTGATAGAAGAAAAGAGATTTTTAGAGAAGTCTTGCAAGTGTTAATAACTTTTTTAGTAGCTTTTTTGATAAATGTAATTTTAAAGGGTTCTTCATCGAGTAGTTCAAGCGGCAATTATTCGAGAAGTTCGTCGAATCAAAAACCTTTAGATTCTTTTTTTCAAAAAATGTTTGAAATTTATAAAAGGACGAAGAAAAAGTTTTTGGGTTCATTTTGGTCGCCTGAAAAATTGGAAGAATTTATAATTTACAAGAAAAATTCAGGATTTTATATTTTTTATTTTGGAGTTATTTTAGCTTCAATTATAATGACAAGTAAAGATGTAAAATTTGGAAGTGGAGAAGGAAATTTTGGACTTTTAGTTTTAATTGTAATAATTGTTTTTTTCTTGGAAATTTTTTGGCTAAGAATATTATTTTTACTAATACTTTCTAAATATACCTCAAAAATACTAAAAATCCTTATTGCATTGGTATTCTTATTTTCGTTGTATAGTTTTATGTTACCAAATATTTCGTTCATATTTGGACTAAGATTCTATATTTTAATTCCACTTACGTTCGTAATTTTATTTTTTATTTACAAAAAGTTAATCGTGCGATATACTGAAAATGGACTTTTGGCTATGAATGAAATTGAATCATTCAAAAAATACATTTTAAATTTTGAAAAATTAGAAGTTCCTACTTTTTCAAGTGAAGATGAATTAATCGAAAATTTTCAGCAAATGTATATTTACGCTTTTGCTTTGGGAATTGAAAAAAGATTTTTGAATTTTTTGGATATTACTTTGGAGAAAAATAATTTTGCTGGGAGAAAAGAATTTATTTATGAAAAACTTTGGATTTCGACTGTTTTTTGTGATAAAAAATTATTGGGGGAATTGAAACTTAATGTTATGGGAAGATGA
- the fic gene encoding protein adenylyltransferase Fic — translation MTNSKYNWENESDKILKRLVSQDEEEFLSKRRARELFDNGILKNIQVGTFEGLKEIHRYLFQECYGSAGEVRKHDIQKGDTVFCRAMYLEDNLKTVSKMPENNFEEIIEKYVEMNIMHPFYEGNGRTTRIWLDQMLIRSLGMCVNWQNINRNDYLSAMKRSVINDLELKILLKENLTEDVESRDIFMNGINQSYEYENMRKYDVLNI, via the coding sequence ATGACAAATAGCAAATACAATTGGGAAAACGAAAGTGACAAAATCTTAAAAAGGCTAGTTTCTCAAGACGAAGAAGAATTTTTGAGTAAAAGAAGGGCAAGGGAATTATTTGATAATGGAATATTAAAAAATATTCAAGTGGGAACTTTTGAAGGCTTGAAGGAAATACATCGGTATTTGTTTCAAGAATGTTATGGAAGTGCTGGAGAAGTGCGAAAACATGATATTCAGAAAGGCGATACAGTATTTTGTCGTGCGATGTATCTTGAAGATAATTTAAAGACGGTTTCAAAAATGCCTGAAAATAATTTTGAGGAAATAATTGAGAAATATGTTGAAATGAATATAATGCATCCGTTTTATGAGGGAAATGGAAGAACGACTAGGATTTGGCTGGATCAGATGTTGATAAGAAGTCTTGGAATGTGTGTAAATTGGCAAAATATTAATAGAAATGATTATTTATCGGCAATGAAAAGAAGTGTGATTAATGATTTGGAACTAAAGATACTTTTGAAGGAGAATTTGACGGAAGATGTGGAAAGTAGAGATATATTTATGAATGGTATTAATCAGTCTTATGAATATGAGAATATGAGGAAATATGATGTGTTAAACATATAA
- a CDS encoding DUF937 domain-containing protein → MNLEALLGLLQNQNLENLSKQIGGTADSTKNGILAAVPALLSALNKTSSTPEGAKNLNNALTQHDGSVLNNVEGYLQNPDLKDGAGILNHLFGNNTQNVANAISQSSGLDTKGSLKILETLAPLVLGALGQQKKENNLDAQGISNLTSNLSASFSGDGGIMNMITNLLDTNKDGNVVDDLTGMIGKFLGGNK, encoded by the coding sequence ATGAATTTAGAAGCATTATTAGGATTATTGCAAAATCAAAATTTAGAAAATTTATCAAAACAAATAGGTGGAACAGCTGACTCTACAAAAAATGGAATACTCGCAGCAGTTCCTGCACTACTTTCCGCTTTAAACAAAACTTCAAGCACACCTGAAGGAGCAAAAAATTTGAATAATGCACTTACACAACATGATGGCTCTGTTTTAAACAATGTGGAAGGATATTTACAAAATCCTGATTTAAAAGATGGAGCAGGAATTTTAAATCATTTATTTGGAAATAATACACAAAACGTGGCAAATGCCATCTCACAATCAAGTGGTCTGGATACAAAAGGGAGTCTAAAAATACTAGAAACTTTGGCACCACTTGTACTAGGTGCGTTGGGACAGCAAAAAAAAGAAAATAATCTGGATGCACAAGGAATTAGTAACTTAACTTCAAATCTTTCTGCAAGTTTTTCAGGAGATGGAGGAATTATGAATATGATTACAAATCTTTTGGATACGAATAAGGATGGAAATGTAGTAGACGATCTAACTGGAATGATAGGAAAATTTTTAGGTGGGAATAAATAA
- a CDS encoding ATP-binding protein — MIKREQYLKEIRKFMDKPIIKVITGMRRSGKSMILKLISKELEEKRINKENIIFINFESLMFAEFTNFQKLYSYIIEKSKNLAGKIYILLDEIQEVASWEKVINSLLLDLDCDIYITGSNANLLSSELSTYIAGRYVEIKVFPLSFKEFIDFSKIQNPEKIYSNEEYFEKYLQFGGLPAIHNFNQDKNSIYQYLTDIYNSVLLKDVVARNNIRDIELLERIILYIFDNIGNIFSAKKISDFLKNQGRKLSVETVYNYLKALENAYIISKVQRYDIKGKSILETQEKFYLLDLGLKHSQLGYKANDIAGHLENIIYLELLRRKYNVNIGKLKTKEIDFIAQKEDKKLYIQVTYLLASENTIDREFSPLKNIEDNYPKYVLSMDNLDEYNINGIQRKRIIDFLLDS; from the coding sequence ATGATAAAAAGAGAGCAATATTTAAAAGAAATTAGAAAATTTATGGATAAGCCGATAATAAAAGTTATTACTGGTATGCGTAGAAGCGGGAAATCTATGATTTTAAAATTAATATCTAAAGAACTTGAAGAAAAGAGAATTAATAAAGAAAATATTATTTTTATTAATTTTGAGTCTTTAATGTTCGCTGAATTTACAAATTTTCAAAAATTATATAGCTATATTATTGAAAAATCAAAAAATTTAGCTGGTAAAATTTATATTTTACTCGATGAGATTCAAGAAGTTGCTTCTTGGGAAAAAGTGATAAATTCATTGCTACTCGACTTAGATTGTGATATTTATATCACTGGTTCAAATGCTAATTTATTGTCTTCGGAGTTGTCTACCTACATTGCAGGAAGATATGTTGAAATAAAGGTTTTTCCTTTATCTTTTAAAGAATTTATAGATTTTTCCAAAATTCAAAATCCAGAAAAAATTTACAGCAATGAAGAATATTTTGAAAAATATTTGCAATTTGGAGGTTTACCTGCCATCCACAATTTTAATCAAGATAAGAATTCAATTTATCAATATTTGACTGATATATATAATTCTGTCTTGCTAAAAGATGTTGTTGCAAGAAATAATATAAGGGATATTGAACTTTTAGAACGAATAATTTTATACATTTTCGACAATATTGGAAATATTTTTTCTGCCAAAAAAATTTCAGATTTTTTGAAAAACCAAGGTAGAAAATTAAGTGTTGAAACCGTTTACAATTATTTAAAAGCACTTGAGAATGCATATATAATTTCAAAAGTTCAAAGATACGACATAAAAGGAAAATCCATTTTAGAAACACAAGAAAAATTTTATCTTCTTGACTTAGGTTTAAAACATTCTCAATTAGGATACAAAGCAAATGACATCGCTGGTCATCTTGAAAACATCATCTATTTAGAACTGTTAAGAAGAAAATACAATGTAAATATCGGAAAATTAAAAACAAAAGAAATTGATTTCATCGCACAAAAAGAAGATAAAAAATTATATATTCAAGTAACTTATCTTTTAGCCTCAGAAAATACCATTGACCGAGAATTTTCTCCATTAAAAAACATTGAAGACAACTATCCAAAATATGTTCTTTCTATGGATAATTTAGATGAATATAATATAAATGGAATTCAGCGAAAACGGATTATTGATTTTTTATTGGATTCATGA
- a CDS encoding SemiSWEET family transporter codes for MNKKKINTIVGSIGAFIGVFVFITYIPQIIANLGGEKAQPWQPLTASISCLIWVIYGWTKEPKKDFILIVPNLAGVILGFLTFITAL; via the coding sequence ATGAACAAAAAGAAAATTAACACTATTGTTGGTTCAATTGGAGCATTTATTGGAGTTTTTGTGTTTATAACCTATATTCCTCAAATTATCGCTAATTTAGGAGGAGAAAAAGCTCAGCCTTGGCAACCGCTCACAGCTTCAATTTCTTGTCTAATTTGGGTTATTTATGGATGGACTAAAGAACCTAAAAAAGATTTCATCCTTATTGTTCCAAATTTAGCTGGTGTAATATTAGGATTTTTAACTTTTATTACAGCTTTATAA
- a CDS encoding META domain-containing protein, with amino-acid sequence MKRKILLILAVVFAFNYTTSSAVTQKAQSNSEQNIVSTDTDYLRGTSWQLTSIKERRFKPAITDGVSKIKINFTEDGFNGTSGVNNFFGTYALSQNGGILMSDAGITEMAGSRKMMKLESKFMKILQNVEKVRYTKNTLVLETDRGETLTFKNITNNNSNNSSKGNIEKTISSSQWKVTNISGKRVNLKGKGITVNFDGGRISGNSGVNSYSGNYEIKNNNIRIVSELMLTAMLGPNDVMEIEDKFINILKDVKYTRLVDANTIILSTETGDTITMKKVK; translated from the coding sequence ATGAAAAGAAAAATTTTGTTGATTTTGGCCGTGGTTTTTGCATTTAATTATACAACTTCTTCGGCAGTAACACAAAAAGCTCAGAGTAACTCGGAACAAAATATAGTAAGTACAGATACAGATTATTTGAGAGGAACTTCATGGCAGTTGACTAGTATTAAAGAAAGAAGATTTAAACCTGCAATAACTGATGGAGTAAGTAAAATTAAAATTAATTTTACAGAAGATGGTTTTAACGGAACTTCGGGAGTGAATAATTTTTTTGGAACTTATGCTTTAAGTCAGAATGGTGGTATTCTTATGTCTGATGCAGGTATAACTGAAATGGCAGGTTCTAGAAAAATGATGAAGTTGGAAAGTAAATTTATGAAAATTTTACAAAATGTGGAAAAAGTTAGATACACTAAAAATACTTTAGTTTTGGAAACTGATAGAGGTGAAACTCTAACTTTTAAAAATATAACTAATAATAATTCCAACAATTCATCAAAAGGTAATATTGAAAAAACAATTTCATCGTCTCAATGGAAAGTTACAAATATTTCTGGGAAAAGAGTAAATTTAAAAGGTAAAGGAATTACAGTAAATTTTGATGGAGGAAGAATTAGTGGAAACTCTGGAGTAAATTCATATTCTGGAAATTATGAGATAAAAAATAATAACATTCGTATCGTTTCTGAATTAATGCTTACAGCAATGTTAGGTCCGAACGATGTAATGGAAATAGAAGATAAATTCATAAATATATTAAAAGATGTGAAATACACAAGATTAGTTGATGCTAACACTATAATTCTTTCGACAGAAACAGGCGATACAATAACAATGAAAAAAGTGAAATAA